One part of the Corynebacterium aurimucosum ATCC 700975 genome encodes these proteins:
- a CDS encoding multicopper oxidase domain-containing protein encodes MSSAPVKQEHSEKKWASWLIIIVSLLAVIGLAVFNSATGKQDPATVASADAVTVDVSVDGMAFVPSAIDVAAGSHLVVNFTNTGDQVHDLKIGREETGRVEPGETVQLDAGVIEESVEGYCTIAGHKMQGMTFMVNVDESSSGEHDHAGASESTGSAGAPATVPSAAERMAAREGFEAFDASLAPAKGELHEETWVMTEEEMEVAPGVRQTRWLFNGQAPGPTLRGKVGDKFRITIKNEGSMGHSVDFHAGEINPDKNMKTIQPGESLTYEFVAHRAGIWMYHCSTMPMSLHIANGMAGAVVIDPRGEDALADVDAEYIMTASEVFLASAGKEAEGANAQRVSDGDYDLTAFNYYPNQYDEGLAPLRAKVGDTVRIWLVNLGPDLPLSFHVVGEQFDTVYKEGAYLIKGAKDSGSQALDLLPAQGGFVEMTFNEPGTYSFVNHLMTNAEKGQHGQFIVE; translated from the coding sequence ATGTCAAGCGCGCCCGTTAAACAGGAGCATTCTGAGAAGAAATGGGCATCCTGGCTCATTATCATCGTGTCGCTTCTCGCCGTCATTGGGCTGGCGGTGTTCAACTCGGCCACAGGCAAGCAGGACCCAGCTACGGTGGCATCCGCCGACGCCGTGACTGTGGATGTGTCCGTTGACGGCATGGCCTTTGTCCCGTCCGCCATTGACGTGGCCGCGGGCAGCCACCTCGTTGTGAATTTCACCAACACCGGTGACCAGGTCCATGACCTCAAGATTGGGCGCGAGGAGACAGGCCGGGTGGAGCCGGGCGAGACGGTGCAGCTCGATGCCGGGGTCATTGAGGAGTCCGTGGAAGGCTATTGCACGATCGCCGGCCACAAGATGCAGGGTATGACGTTTATGGTCAACGTCGACGAGTCGAGCTCCGGGGAACATGATCACGCGGGTGCGTCGGAAAGCACGGGCTCTGCCGGCGCCCCGGCAACGGTGCCCTCGGCTGCCGAGCGCATGGCAGCCCGCGAAGGCTTCGAGGCTTTTGATGCTTCCCTTGCTCCTGCTAAAGGGGAGCTTCACGAGGAGACATGGGTGATGACGGAGGAAGAGATGGAAGTCGCCCCGGGAGTGCGCCAAACGCGGTGGCTCTTCAACGGGCAGGCGCCCGGCCCAACCCTGCGTGGCAAGGTAGGGGATAAATTCCGCATCACCATCAAGAATGAAGGATCGATGGGACACTCGGTGGATTTTCATGCCGGTGAGATCAACCCGGATAAGAACATGAAGACGATTCAGCCGGGCGAATCGCTGACCTATGAATTCGTGGCGCACCGGGCAGGTATCTGGATGTATCACTGCTCGACCATGCCGATGAGCCTGCACATTGCCAACGGCATGGCGGGAGCGGTCGTCATCGATCCGCGCGGCGAGGATGCCCTCGCAGACGTCGATGCGGAGTACATCATGACGGCGAGCGAGGTCTTCCTCGCCTCCGCGGGTAAGGAAGCTGAGGGCGCAAACGCGCAGCGAGTCAGCGACGGCGACTATGACCTTACGGCCTTCAATTACTATCCCAACCAATACGACGAGGGCCTAGCCCCGCTGCGCGCCAAGGTGGGCGATACCGTGCGCATCTGGCTGGTGAACCTCGGCCCGGATCTGCCGTTGAGCTTCCACGTCGTGGGCGAGCAATTCGACACCGTGTATAAGGAAGGCGCCTACCTGATTAAGGGCGCGAAGGATTCAGGCTCCCAAGCGCTGGACCTTCTACCGGCCCAGGGAGGATTCGTGGAGATGACCTTCAACGAGCCGGGCACCTATTCCTTTGTCAACCACCTCATGACGAATGCGGAGAAGGGCCAGCACGGCCAGTTCATCGTTGAGTAG
- the mobA gene encoding molybdenum cofactor guanylyltransferase, translating to MSGVIILAGGRGTRMGGVDKASIILAGERLIDRLLRQLPYDAPVAVVSPYHLGMPQVCEKPLFGGPAAGIAAGHAALAGAAESTTAILAVDAPDSPQMLPALEQALESSGADVAVATIDGIMQPLCALWRTEALTHALHEFGNPRNKSVMRLLGLAKNITVVEGTAAVRDIDTLDELRARRERRATQR from the coding sequence ATGTCAGGTGTCATTATTTTGGCCGGCGGGCGCGGCACGCGCATGGGTGGTGTGGACAAGGCAAGTATCATTCTCGCTGGTGAGCGCCTCATCGACCGCCTCCTGCGCCAATTGCCCTATGATGCGCCGGTGGCGGTTGTCTCGCCCTACCACTTGGGCATGCCCCAAGTATGTGAAAAGCCCCTGTTCGGCGGGCCAGCCGCAGGCATCGCCGCGGGCCACGCCGCGCTGGCTGGTGCCGCAGAGTCCACGACCGCCATCTTGGCCGTCGATGCCCCGGATTCCCCACAGATGCTGCCTGCCCTCGAACAGGCATTAGAAAGCTCCGGTGCTGATGTCGCAGTGGCCACAATCGACGGCATTATGCAGCCACTCTGCGCGCTGTGGCGCACCGAGGCCCTCACCCATGCTCTGCACGAGTTCGGCAATCCCCGCAATAAATCAGTCATGCGTCTACTGGGACTCGCGAAGAACATCACCGTGGTCGAAGGCACCGCCGCAGTACGCGATATAGATACTCTGGACGAGCTGCGTGCACGGCGCGAACGCCGAGCTACTCAACGATGA
- the moaC gene encoding cyclic pyranopterin monophosphate synthase MoaC, whose protein sequence is MKFTHLNEAGSAYMVDVTDKQPTVRSATAQGEVACSPEVLTALREGAVPKGDVLAVARVAGIAAAKKVPDLLPLAHTIGVHGCAVDIELREDHVFIEATVRTADRTGVEMEALTAVNVAALALIDMVKGVDRSAYIRRCGITAKSGGRSGDWSRELPGEEG, encoded by the coding sequence ATGAAGTTCACTCACCTTAATGAGGCCGGCTCCGCCTACATGGTGGACGTCACCGATAAACAGCCCACCGTGCGTTCCGCCACCGCCCAAGGCGAGGTGGCCTGCTCGCCAGAGGTCCTCACCGCGCTGCGGGAGGGAGCCGTACCGAAGGGCGACGTGCTTGCGGTTGCTCGAGTGGCCGGTATTGCGGCCGCCAAGAAGGTCCCGGATCTCCTGCCGCTTGCCCACACCATCGGCGTGCACGGGTGCGCGGTCGACATCGAGCTGCGCGAAGACCACGTCTTCATCGAAGCCACCGTTCGCACCGCCGACCGCACCGGCGTGGAAATGGAGGCGCTGACCGCGGTGAACGTTGCGGCGCTAGCTCTCATCGACATGGTGAAAGGCGTGGACCGCTCCGCTTATATCCGGCGCTGCGGCATCACAGCGAAGTCCGGCGGCCGCTCGGGTGATTGGTCCCGCGAACTGCCGGGTGAGGAAGGGTAG
- a CDS encoding molybdopterin molybdotransferase MoeA has translation MTRTGTDLSIEEYFDRLHSLVCALPSERAALSQGRVLAEPLVARLPLPAHDNSAMDGFLIPQPSSPDSLTVPFTLPVVGDVPAGSPAQTPPPGTALRIMTGGPVPAGFDGLVIPVEDTDIPPGPGPLPETVTVHRLPGRNHIRRRGSHVEAGHQLAGAATLVDASLIAAALSASVDTAVLHRTPRVTVIATGEELLNGQLPDSNGPMLDALLSTTGPVDIARTVCGDSPVELRRRFDAAAADSDLIVTTGGVSAGAFDVVRAVVEDAVERGSYWFGHVNQRPGAPQGHALWDGVPVVCLPGNPVAAFVSAHLYLTPLMRSLRGLPRPTGVLDRPHLTAVAGADFPHPHRPLIQPCSIAMAGSITAFPPPGPRMRSHHVAALPGTQGFALLTSPVTTGEQLTVYPY, from the coding sequence ATGACACGCACCGGGACTGACTTAAGTATCGAGGAGTATTTCGACCGCCTGCACTCACTGGTCTGCGCCTTGCCTTCGGAACGCGCTGCCTTATCACAGGGTCGCGTGCTGGCTGAGCCCCTCGTCGCCCGCCTGCCCCTGCCAGCGCACGATAATTCGGCCATGGATGGCTTCCTCATTCCTCAGCCTTCCTCACCAGACAGTCTCACCGTTCCCTTCACTTTGCCTGTCGTGGGTGATGTGCCTGCCGGATCGCCGGCCCAAACCCCGCCGCCCGGCACTGCGCTGCGCATCATGACCGGTGGTCCAGTACCCGCGGGCTTTGATGGTCTGGTCATCCCCGTGGAAGACACCGATATTCCACCGGGCCCCGGGCCACTGCCTGAGACCGTCACGGTGCACCGCCTACCCGGTCGCAACCACATCCGGCGGCGCGGCTCCCACGTCGAGGCCGGGCACCAACTAGCCGGTGCCGCCACGCTGGTGGACGCCTCCCTCATCGCCGCCGCCCTCTCCGCCAGCGTCGACACCGCCGTGCTCCACCGCACCCCGCGGGTGACCGTCATTGCCACGGGTGAGGAGCTGCTCAACGGCCAGCTCCCGGATTCCAATGGTCCGATGCTCGACGCACTCCTTAGCACTACCGGCCCCGTTGACATCGCCCGCACGGTATGTGGCGATTCACCCGTTGAGCTGCGCCGTCGCTTCGACGCGGCTGCCGCTGACTCCGATCTCATCGTCACCACCGGCGGGGTATCCGCAGGAGCCTTTGACGTGGTTCGCGCGGTCGTTGAGGATGCCGTGGAGCGCGGCTCTTATTGGTTCGGACACGTCAACCAGCGCCCCGGCGCGCCGCAAGGCCACGCGCTGTGGGACGGTGTTCCCGTGGTGTGTTTGCCGGGCAACCCGGTGGCAGCGTTCGTCTCCGCGCATCTCTACCTCACCCCGCTGATGCGTTCCTTGCGTGGGCTGCCCCGCCCCACCGGAGTTTTAGACCGGCCGCACCTGACGGCCGTCGCTGGGGCTGACTTCCCACATCCGCACCGCCCGCTTATTCAGCCGTGCTCCATTGCCATGGCGGGAAGCATCACCGCCTTCCCACCGCCTGGCCCACGCATGCGCAGCCACCACGTTGCAGCACTGCCCGGCACGCAAGGTTTCGCGCTGCTGACGAGCCCCGTCACCACAGGGGAGCAACTTACCGTCTACCCCTACTAG
- the moaA gene encoding GTP 3',8-cyclase MoaA, with the protein MSAQRSQPSPPAAAPLALPLPRVRGAGTPPTDLPAPGPDGRRALVDRYGRQARDLRVSLTDRCNLRCTYCMPAEGYEWLPTEHTLSDEETIRLIRLAVDKLGIQQVRFTGGEPLLRGSLEKIIAATKALTTDEGRSPTVALTTNGLGLDKRLPGLQRAGLDRVNISLDTLDPELYARLTRRDRLADVLTSIEAALAADMDPVKINAVIMPGVNESAILPLARFCLERGAQLRFIEQMPLGPQEEWARSRMVTAEDILARLAEDFELTPAKKPRGSAPAALWSAVSRDDSLPIGHIGVIASVTRPFCGDCDRTRLTADGAVRNCLFGNSETSLRDLMRSGASDEKIATAWAGEMWRKLPGHGVDDEGFLQPDRPMSAIGG; encoded by the coding sequence ATGTCCGCCCAACGATCCCAACCTTCGCCACCCGCCGCCGCCCCGCTGGCACTGCCATTGCCGCGCGTACGGGGCGCGGGGACTCCGCCCACGGACCTGCCGGCGCCAGGGCCCGACGGCCGCCGCGCGCTCGTGGATCGCTACGGCCGCCAAGCCCGCGACCTGCGTGTCTCCCTGACGGATCGCTGCAATCTGCGCTGCACCTACTGCATGCCCGCCGAAGGTTATGAGTGGCTGCCCACCGAACACACGCTCAGCGATGAAGAAACCATTCGTCTCATCCGCCTCGCGGTGGACAAACTCGGCATCCAGCAGGTGCGCTTCACCGGTGGGGAGCCGCTCCTGCGCGGCTCCTTAGAGAAAATCATCGCCGCAACAAAAGCGCTCACAACCGATGAGGGCCGCTCTCCTACTGTTGCTCTCACCACCAACGGGCTGGGCTTGGATAAGCGCCTGCCGGGGCTGCAGCGCGCCGGGCTCGACCGCGTCAACATCTCCTTAGACACCCTCGATCCGGAGCTCTATGCCCGGCTCACCCGGCGCGACCGCCTAGCGGATGTGCTCACATCCATCGAAGCCGCGCTGGCCGCCGACATGGACCCGGTCAAGATCAACGCCGTCATCATGCCGGGTGTCAACGAGTCTGCGATCCTTCCCCTGGCTCGCTTTTGCCTCGAACGCGGCGCGCAACTGCGCTTCATTGAGCAGATGCCATTGGGCCCACAGGAGGAGTGGGCGCGTTCCCGGATGGTCACCGCGGAGGATATCTTGGCGCGCTTGGCCGAAGACTTCGAGCTCACCCCGGCTAAGAAACCCCGCGGCTCCGCGCCGGCGGCACTGTGGTCCGCGGTCTCGCGCGATGACTCCCTCCCCATAGGACACATCGGGGTGATCGCCTCCGTAACTCGGCCCTTCTGCGGGGACTGCGACCGCACGCGCCTGACCGCAGACGGCGCGGTGCGCAATTGCCTCTTCGGCAACTCGGAAACCTCCCTGCGCGACCTCATGCGCTCTGGTGCCAGCGATGAAAAAATCGCCACCGCATGGGCGGGTGAAATGTGGAGGAAATTACCGGGCCACGGGGTGGATGATGAAGGCTTCCTCCAACCAGATCGCCCCATGTCCGCCATCGGTGGCTAG
- a CDS encoding long-chain fatty-acid--CoA ligase, with protein sequence MLSTMQDIPLSLTRILEYGSTVHGQTQVVTWHSANPGNEREETTFADIGARAAAFAHALHDTLGITGDERVGSLMWNCAEHLEVLFGTACKGAVFTPLNKQLMNDQIRHIINHAEVRVIVADCRLAEQLAQVLEGVDCVRAVVFTGVDKPRTALPGNIEIYSYEQLLDGRSTVYDWPVLDEHTAAALCYSTGTTGAPKGVLYSHRALYLEGMQLRSSDSLCVTHGETFLCCIPIYHVLSWGVPFAAWMTGTPLVLPDADVSPATLAKIIAATSPRVAHGVPTIWIQLFVHYLKNPPERMTLTEIFAGGSPVPPQLIKSWEERYGVDVVHVWGMAETTTVGTVARPPSGASGEARWAYRISQGRFPAALEYRVVNDGHVVNTTDRNAGEIQVRGNLVTGSYYHSPTSEDGGAAHEFRGKDVEDAASKFTADGWLRTGDVGFVNEDGFLTVEDRARDVIRSGGEWIYSVQLENLIMANPVVLECAVIGYPDKQWVERPLAVTVLAAGISPTIETAERLRNGMRSELPSWMLPEYWTFVKSIDKTSVGKFDKKDLRAHLAEGEYNIIRLKGPGEAQRLDTGEDDGED encoded by the coding sequence ATGCTCTCCACAATGCAGGATATCCCGCTGTCCCTCACTCGCATCCTGGAGTACGGTTCCACTGTCCACGGCCAAACCCAGGTGGTTACGTGGCACAGCGCCAATCCCGGCAATGAACGCGAAGAAACCACCTTCGCCGATATCGGCGCTCGCGCCGCTGCCTTCGCCCACGCCCTGCATGACACCCTCGGCATCACCGGTGATGAACGCGTGGGCTCCTTGATGTGGAATTGCGCCGAGCACCTCGAGGTGCTTTTCGGCACTGCCTGCAAGGGCGCGGTGTTTACCCCGCTCAACAAGCAGCTGATGAATGATCAGATCCGGCACATCATCAACCATGCCGAGGTCCGCGTCATCGTCGCGGATTGTCGCCTCGCCGAGCAACTGGCCCAGGTTCTGGAAGGCGTGGACTGTGTCCGTGCGGTGGTCTTCACGGGCGTCGACAAGCCCCGCACCGCTCTGCCGGGCAACATTGAGATTTATAGCTATGAGCAATTGCTGGATGGGCGCTCCACTGTGTATGACTGGCCGGTTCTGGATGAGCACACCGCCGCCGCGCTGTGTTACTCCACCGGCACCACTGGTGCGCCCAAGGGCGTGCTCTACTCCCACCGCGCCCTGTACCTGGAAGGTATGCAGCTGCGCTCCTCCGATTCCCTGTGCGTGACCCACGGTGAGACCTTCCTGTGCTGCATCCCCATCTACCACGTCCTGAGCTGGGGCGTTCCCTTCGCGGCGTGGATGACGGGTACGCCGCTTGTGCTTCCCGACGCCGACGTCTCCCCCGCCACCCTGGCCAAGATCATCGCCGCCACTTCCCCGCGCGTGGCCCATGGTGTGCCCACCATTTGGATTCAGCTTTTCGTTCACTACCTCAAGAATCCACCGGAGCGCATGACCCTGACGGAGATCTTCGCTGGCGGCTCCCCTGTGCCGCCGCAGCTCATCAAAAGTTGGGAAGAGCGCTACGGCGTGGACGTGGTCCACGTGTGGGGCATGGCGGAAACCACCACGGTGGGCACCGTGGCGCGCCCACCCTCAGGCGCCTCGGGTGAGGCTCGCTGGGCCTACCGCATTTCCCAAGGGCGCTTCCCTGCCGCCTTAGAATACCGCGTGGTCAATGACGGCCACGTGGTCAACACCACGGACCGCAATGCGGGCGAGATTCAGGTCCGCGGCAACTTGGTCACCGGCTCCTACTATCACTCGCCCACCTCGGAGGACGGCGGTGCTGCCCACGAGTTCCGCGGCAAGGATGTCGAGGACGCGGCCTCGAAGTTCACGGCCGACGGCTGGCTGCGCACCGGCGACGTCGGATTCGTCAACGAGGATGGCTTCCTCACCGTGGAAGACCGCGCGCGCGATGTCATCCGTTCCGGCGGTGAGTGGATCTACTCCGTGCAGTTGGAAAACCTCATTATGGCCAACCCGGTGGTGCTGGAATGCGCCGTCATTGGCTACCCCGACAAGCAGTGGGTCGAGCGCCCGCTGGCCGTCACCGTGCTCGCCGCGGGCATCAGTCCCACCATTGAGACCGCCGAGCGCCTGCGCAATGGCATGCGCTCTGAGCTGCCCTCCTGGATGCTGCCGGAGTACTGGACCTTCGTGAAATCCATCGACAAGACCTCGGTGGGCAAGTTCGACAAGAAGGACCTGCGCGCCCACCTTGCCGAGGGCGAGTACAACATCATCCGTCTCAAAGGCCCGGGTGAGGCGCAGCGCCTCGATACCGGAGAGGATGACGGGGAGGACTAG
- the rho gene encoding transcription termination factor Rho has product MSDTDKTAAQDLASLKLPELRKLAAERGLRGVSGLRKGDLITALTTGQVPARGAKAAAEGEAKDAQPRRAARKASRPAGAADQAPEQPEQDKKRQQDQPQQQSENSRKGEDGAQESERKDSHDEQRYESRSQARRARRNRARRQEREAREESKGNGNDNGAEGNNAKSDNNGKSEDNQSRGGKNSENGDHDNGGNGHNGGNNGGGQNNNRRDNHRNDDDNNGGGGRRNRRNRRNRRGRDRDGGGNGGNDLQIREGDEVQVVGGILEVVDNNVAFLRTTGYRAASSDVFVNNNLVRRLGLRSGDALTGKVKVSGPTHTHGNGRNRRKYNQLVEVDTVNGLDPSTAKERPDFAKLTPLYPNQRLRLETDPKILTTRVIDLIMPIGKGQRALIVSPPKAGKTTILQNIANAIATNNPECYLMVVLVDERPEEVTDMQRSVNGEVIASTFDRPPSEHTSVAELAIERAKRLVEQGKDVVVLLDSITRLGRAYNNSSPASGRILSGGVDSNALYPPKRFLGAARNIENGGSLTIIATAMVETGSTGDTVIFEEFKGTGNAELKLDRAISERRIFPAVDVNPSGTRKDELLLVPEEARIMTKLRRILSGLDSFAAIDLLIKQLKKTRSNGEFLMQVASSAPMAADTDEEDYK; this is encoded by the coding sequence GTGAGCGATACGGACAAGACCGCAGCACAGGATCTCGCATCCCTGAAGCTGCCGGAATTGCGCAAGCTGGCTGCGGAGCGCGGACTTCGCGGCGTTTCTGGACTGCGCAAGGGGGATCTCATCACCGCACTGACCACCGGCCAGGTTCCGGCACGCGGCGCAAAGGCTGCTGCCGAGGGCGAGGCTAAGGACGCACAGCCGCGTCGCGCCGCCCGCAAGGCCTCGCGCCCTGCCGGTGCTGCTGACCAGGCCCCCGAACAGCCGGAGCAGGACAAGAAGCGCCAGCAGGACCAGCCGCAGCAGCAATCCGAGAATTCCCGCAAGGGCGAGGACGGTGCTCAAGAATCCGAGCGCAAGGACAGCCACGACGAGCAGCGCTACGAGTCTCGCTCCCAGGCCCGCCGCGCCCGCCGTAACCGTGCGCGCCGTCAGGAGCGCGAGGCCCGCGAAGAGTCCAAGGGCAACGGGAATGACAACGGCGCCGAGGGCAACAATGCCAAGTCGGACAACAACGGCAAGTCCGAGGACAACCAGTCCCGCGGCGGAAAGAACTCCGAAAACGGTGACCACGATAACGGTGGCAACGGTCATAATGGCGGCAATAACGGCGGTGGCCAGAACAACAACCGCCGCGATAACCACCGCAACGACGATGACAACAACGGTGGCGGTGGCCGCCGCAACCGCCGCAACCGTCGCAACCGTCGCGGGCGTGACCGCGATGGCGGCGGCAACGGTGGCAATGACCTGCAGATCCGTGAGGGTGATGAAGTACAGGTAGTCGGCGGCATCCTCGAGGTCGTGGACAACAACGTGGCCTTCCTGCGCACCACCGGTTACCGTGCGGCGAGCTCCGATGTCTTCGTCAACAACAACCTGGTGCGCCGTCTGGGCCTGCGCTCTGGCGACGCCCTGACCGGCAAGGTTAAGGTCTCCGGCCCGACCCACACCCATGGCAACGGCCGCAATCGCCGCAAGTACAACCAGCTGGTGGAGGTCGACACCGTCAACGGCCTCGATCCGTCCACCGCGAAGGAGCGCCCGGACTTCGCCAAGCTCACCCCGCTGTACCCGAACCAGCGCCTGCGCTTGGAGACGGACCCGAAGATCCTCACCACTCGCGTCATCGACCTCATCATGCCGATTGGTAAGGGCCAGCGCGCGCTCATCGTCTCCCCGCCGAAGGCCGGTAAGACGACGATCCTGCAGAACATCGCCAACGCCATCGCCACGAATAACCCGGAGTGCTACCTCATGGTGGTCCTAGTGGACGAGCGCCCCGAAGAGGTCACGGACATGCAGCGCAGCGTCAACGGTGAGGTCATTGCCTCCACCTTCGACCGCCCGCCGTCAGAGCACACCTCCGTGGCGGAGCTGGCTATCGAGCGCGCCAAGCGCCTGGTGGAGCAGGGCAAGGACGTTGTTGTTCTGCTCGACTCCATCACCCGCCTGGGCCGCGCCTACAACAACTCCTCCCCGGCGTCGGGCCGCATCCTGTCCGGTGGTGTGGACTCCAACGCCCTGTACCCACCGAAGCGCTTCTTGGGCGCTGCCCGCAACATCGAGAACGGCGGCTCGCTGACCATCATCGCTACCGCGATGGTGGAGACCGGCTCCACTGGTGACACCGTCATCTTCGAGGAATTCAAGGGCACCGGCAACGCCGAGCTCAAGCTTGACCGCGCCATCTCCGAGCGCCGCATCTTCCCGGCCGTGGACGTCAACCCCTCCGGTACCCGCAAGGACGAGCTCCTGCTCGTCCCGGAGGAGGCACGCATCATGACCAAGTTGCGCCGCATTCTCTCCGGCCTGGACTCCTTCGCCGCCATTGACCTGCTTATCAAGCAGCTCAAGAAGACCCGCTCCAACGGCGAGTTCCTCATGCAGGTCGCTTCGTCCGCGCCCATGGCGGCAGATACGGACGAGGAGGACTACAAGTAA
- the prfA gene encoding peptide chain release factor 1 — protein sequence MSNQVSLVDDIISEYQGIEMQMADPEVAGDQSQFRKLSKRYAELRPIVAVNEELVQARQDLADAKEMAYEDHEFQSEVDRLEPLVVQLEEQLADLLAPRDEHDSEDIIMEIKAGAGGEEAALFAGDLARMYERFADKAGFQWEVLGLNESDLGGVKDMSISFKSKTPSRDGAWSVFKFEGGVHRVQRVPVTESQGRIQTSAAGVLVYPEPEEIDSVNIDDKDIRVDVYRSSGKGGQGVNTTDSAVRITHLPTGLVVTCQKERSQIQNKARALQVLQARLDQMEREAREAEAGEQRASQVRTMDRSERIRTYNWPENRITDHRIGYKANNLDSVLDGDMQDLIEALQAQERAERLEAEG from the coding sequence ATGTCTAACCAGGTTTCCCTCGTTGATGACATCATCTCCGAGTACCAAGGCATCGAAATGCAGATGGCTGACCCGGAAGTAGCCGGGGATCAGTCGCAGTTTCGCAAGCTGTCCAAGCGCTACGCTGAGCTGCGCCCCATCGTCGCAGTCAACGAAGAGTTGGTCCAGGCCCGCCAGGACTTGGCCGACGCCAAGGAGATGGCCTACGAGGACCACGAGTTCCAGTCTGAGGTTGACCGCCTCGAGCCGCTCGTCGTGCAGCTGGAAGAGCAACTCGCGGACCTGCTAGCCCCGCGCGATGAGCATGACTCCGAGGACATCATCATGGAGATCAAGGCTGGGGCCGGTGGCGAAGAGGCAGCGCTCTTCGCCGGCGACCTGGCCCGCATGTATGAGCGCTTCGCCGACAAGGCAGGCTTCCAGTGGGAGGTCCTGGGCCTCAACGAGTCCGACCTCGGCGGCGTGAAGGATATGTCCATCTCCTTCAAGTCCAAGACACCCTCGCGCGATGGCGCGTGGAGCGTGTTCAAGTTCGAAGGCGGCGTCCACCGTGTACAGCGCGTGCCGGTGACCGAGTCCCAGGGCCGCATCCAGACCTCTGCCGCTGGTGTGCTGGTCTACCCGGAGCCGGAAGAGATCGACTCCGTCAACATCGATGACAAGGACATCCGTGTCGACGTTTACCGTTCCTCCGGTAAGGGTGGTCAGGGCGTGAACACCACCGACTCCGCTGTGCGTATTACCCACCTGCCCACCGGCTTGGTGGTGACCTGTCAGAAGGAGCGCTCGCAGATTCAGAACAAGGCGCGTGCACTGCAGGTGCTGCAAGCTCGCCTGGACCAGATGGAGCGCGAGGCCCGCGAGGCCGAGGCTGGCGAGCAGCGCGCCTCCCAGGTGCGCACCATGGACCGCTCGGAGCGCATCCGAACCTATAACTGGCCGGAGAACCGCATCACCGATCACCGCATTGGTTACAAGGCCAATAACCTTGACTCCGTGCTCGACGGCGACATGCAGGATCTCATTGAGGCTCTGCAGGCTCAGGAGCGCGCGGAGCGCCTTGAGGCCGAAGGCTAG
- the prmC gene encoding peptide chain release factor N(5)-glutamine methyltransferase has translation MTFHTYKEALRDATERLRAAGVPSPEWDARLLAAHLIHCGHMDIPLDEAPMPGFDVAYGALVGRREAREPLQHILGVAWFGALELEAGPGVFIPRPETEVLADWGVKFLTKLNSGETTRFNSQVPRVVDLCAGSGALALYVAHYVPQAEVWAVELADAALAYIRRNVARHAPDLQLVQGDVTDSEILPALHGTVDLVLTNPPYVPETPDLDPEVYQDPHEAVFGGVDGMETITAMIPTIAALLRPGGRVGIEHDDETSQQVQEALRAHGGFSDIEVLKDLTGTARFVTAERGVQ, from the coding sequence GTGACTTTTCACACCTATAAGGAGGCGCTTCGTGATGCCACGGAGCGCCTTCGCGCTGCCGGAGTACCTTCACCCGAGTGGGATGCCCGGCTGCTGGCGGCCCACCTCATCCACTGCGGGCACATGGATATCCCGCTTGACGAGGCCCCGATGCCCGGCTTTGACGTGGCATATGGGGCGTTGGTGGGACGTCGTGAAGCACGCGAGCCTCTCCAACACATCCTGGGAGTGGCGTGGTTTGGAGCCCTCGAACTCGAGGCCGGCCCCGGCGTGTTCATCCCGCGCCCGGAGACGGAGGTGCTCGCCGACTGGGGAGTTAAGTTTCTGACGAAACTTAACTCGGGTGAAACGACGAGATTTAACTCGCAAGTTCCTCGTGTCGTCGATTTGTGCGCCGGGTCCGGTGCGCTGGCGCTGTACGTCGCCCACTACGTGCCGCAGGCCGAGGTGTGGGCAGTAGAGCTTGCCGACGCCGCCCTAGCCTACATCCGCCGCAACGTTGCACGTCATGCCCCTGATCTGCAGCTGGTCCAGGGCGACGTCACCGACTCTGAGATCTTGCCGGCGCTGCACGGCACGGTGGACCTCGTGCTCACCAACCCGCCCTACGTTCCGGAGACCCCGGACCTGGATCCGGAGGTCTACCAAGACCCCCACGAGGCGGTGTTTGGGGGAGTAGACGGCATGGAGACCATCACCGCGATGATTCCGACCATCGCCGCGCTGCTGCGCCCCGGCGGGCGTGTGGGCATTGAGCATGACGACGAGACCTCCCAACAGGTGCAGGAAGCCCTGCGCGCGCATGGCGGGTTCAGCGATATCGAGGTGCTCAAGGATCTGACTGGCACCGCCCGCTTTGTCACAGCAGAGCGGGGAGTACAGTAG